Proteins co-encoded in one Pocillopora verrucosa isolate sample1 chromosome 1, ASM3666991v2, whole genome shotgun sequence genomic window:
- the LOC131770300 gene encoding transcription factor LBX2 — METHRNGNDSSSVGEDNFNERNSGHGDKTTNNRVLPFSIEAILSAPHPKKHSPVTRKVPHWSSQGTSMESPPAILTLEDFTSSNLPDDKSKEPETAEIASRNLQQKLMAFQARLNARKRRKARTCFTNQQIFELERRFVYQKYLSPSDRDEIAHSLGISGAQVITWFQNRRAKFRRDLEELKSDVQAAKIMDNKQVSRLCKRLEI; from the exons ATGGAGACGCACAGGAATGGGAATGATTCGTCTTCTGTAGGCGAGGACAACTTCAATGAGAGAAACTCAGGACATGGTGACAAAACCACCAATAACAGAGTGTTGCCATTCTCTATCGAAGCAATTCTTAGCGCCCCGCATCCGAAGAAACATTCACCAGTTACAAGGAAAGTGCCTCATTGGTCATCACAAGGAACCTCTATGGAATCACCTCCAGCTATTTTAACTCTGGAGGACTTTACAAGTAGTAATTTACCGGACGATAAATCTAAAGAACCAGAAACCGCCGAAATAG CTTcaagaaaccttcagcaaaagCTGATGGCATTTCAAGCAAGACTAAACGCCAGAAAACGGAGAAAAGCGAGGACTTGCTTTACGAATCAACAGATATTTGAGCTTGAGAGACGATTTGTGTACCAGAAGTACCTATCTCCTTCAGACAGAGACGAAATTGCGCACTCTCTGGGAATTTCTGGTGCACAAGTAATCACATGGTTCCAGAACAGAAGGGCGAAATTTCGCCGGGATCTTGAGGAGCTCAAAAGCGACGTTCAAGCAGCGAAAATTATGGACAATAAGCAAGTGAGCCGATTGTGCAAACGTTTGGAAATTTAA